The following are encoded in a window of Chloroflexota bacterium genomic DNA:
- a CDS encoding leucyl aminopeptidase: MDIKVVVGDITEVAADAIVVNLFQGVTAPGGATGAVDTALDGALSDLIADGEITGKKGNAVIHTLGKMPAKRVVVAGLGKQDSFDVNSIRDVAGDAARYLRGLGVKKAATILHGAGIGGIDPEEAATALAEGTLLGLYTFRHHMSGDNGNHGKPEELAVMVFDPENEAAVQRGVQTGRIMAEAASLARDLANQPANEMTPTRLALHAEEVATQHGLDFRVLERSDCAELGMGAFLGVAQGSVEPPKFIICRYNGDPADPDNNLGIIGKSITFDSGGISLKGAEGMGRMKADMSGGASVIGAMHAIGQLKPRINVTMIAAATENMPSGSATRPGDILKSMSGKTIEVDNTDAEGRLTLGDAITYARQELGVKRIVDIATLTGAMGVALGNVRAGVFSNNQELVDAVIAAGDESGERMWQMPLDDDYKEQNKSDVADIKNTGGRPAGSITAAHFVGEFAEDTPWVHMDIAGVYMVSRDHGAWVKGASGIPVRSLVRLAQNLARRG; this comes from the coding sequence ATGGACATCAAAGTAGTAGTTGGAGACATCACCGAGGTCGCGGCTGACGCTATCGTCGTGAACCTCTTTCAGGGCGTGACGGCGCCCGGCGGCGCGACTGGGGCCGTGGACACGGCGCTCGACGGCGCCCTCAGCGACCTCATCGCAGACGGCGAGATTACCGGCAAGAAGGGCAACGCCGTCATTCACACGCTGGGCAAGATGCCGGCAAAGCGCGTCGTGGTGGCGGGGCTCGGCAAGCAGGACAGCTTCGACGTGAACTCGATCCGCGACGTTGCGGGAGATGCTGCTCGATACCTGCGCGGCCTCGGCGTCAAGAAGGCCGCGACAATCCTGCACGGCGCGGGCATCGGCGGCATCGACCCGGAGGAGGCCGCGACCGCCCTCGCCGAGGGCACGCTGCTGGGCCTCTACACCTTCCGCCACCACATGTCGGGCGACAACGGCAACCACGGCAAGCCCGAGGAGCTCGCCGTCATGGTGTTCGACCCGGAGAACGAGGCCGCGGTGCAGCGCGGTGTGCAGACCGGGCGGATCATGGCGGAAGCGGCGTCTCTCGCCCGCGACCTCGCCAACCAGCCCGCCAACGAGATGACGCCGACCCGCCTCGCCCTGCACGCTGAGGAGGTCGCGACGCAGCACGGGCTGGATTTCCGCGTGCTGGAGCGCTCGGACTGCGCGGAATTGGGGATGGGCGCCTTCCTCGGCGTGGCGCAGGGCAGCGTGGAGCCGCCCAAGTTCATCATCTGCCGCTACAACGGGGACCCGGCTGACCCGGACAACAACCTGGGAATCATCGGCAAGAGCATCACGTTTGACTCCGGCGGCATTTCACTCAAGGGAGCAGAGGGCATGGGCCGGATGAAGGCCGACATGTCCGGCGGCGCGTCGGTCATCGGCGCCATGCACGCGATTGGGCAACTGAAGCCGCGCATCAATGTGACGATGATCGCCGCAGCCACAGAGAACATGCCAAGCGGGTCCGCCACGAGGCCGGGCGACATCCTCAAGTCCATGAGCGGCAAGACCATTGAGGTGGACAACACGGACGCCGAGGGCCGGCTGACGCTGGGCGACGCGATCACCTACGCGCGCCAGGAGCTCGGGGTGAAGCGCATCGTGGACATCGCGACGCTGACGGGCGCGATGGGCGTCGCGCTGGGCAACGTCCGCGCCGGAGTGTTCAGCAATAACCAGGAGCTGGTGGACGCGGTCATCGCGGCCGGCGATGAGTCGGGCGAGCGCATGTGGCAGATGCCGCTGGACGACGACTACAAGGAGCAGAACAAGAGCGACGTTGCCGACATCAAGAACACCGGCGGCCGCCCGGCCGGGTCCATCACGGCGGCGCACTTCGTGGGCGAGTTCGCCGAGGACACGCCGTGGGTGCACATGGACATCGCGGGCGTGTACATGGTGAGCCGCGACCACGGCGCGTGGGTGAAGGGCGCGTCGGGCATCCCGGTGCGATCGCTGGTGCGGCTGGCGCAGAACCTTGCGCGGCGGGGGTAG